From the Gymnogyps californianus isolate 813 chromosome 2, ASM1813914v2, whole genome shotgun sequence genome, one window contains:
- the LOC127012725 gene encoding 40S ribosomal protein S27-like, which yields MDMKCPCCCKFPAVFSHAQRSSGSVLLRSALLHQPTGAEAGLMESCSVRQKQRHVCVR from the coding sequence ATGGATATGAAATGTCCATGTTGCTGCAAATTCCCTGCTGTATTCAGCCATGCTCAGCGCAGCTCGGGGTCTGTGCTGCTCcgctcagctctgctgcaccAGCCCACcggagcagaggcagggctcatggaaagctgctctgtcagGCAGAAGCAACGACATGTGTGTGTGAGGTGA